A region from the Triticum urartu cultivar G1812 chromosome 1, Tu2.1, whole genome shotgun sequence genome encodes:
- the LOC125541550 gene encoding receptor-like protein EIX2: MLKAKTYIAMATATPPSSTSYLLIILALALAASAGSGNGSCIPAERAALLAFKAAITSDPANLLGSWHGHDCCQWGGVRCHSRTGHVVKLDLHNEFVQEDYASFWFPGNHSLHGQISSSLLALPHLKHLNLSGNMVLGEGRPIPEFMGSLRRLTHLDLSSLNFSGRVPPQLGNLSKLVYLDINSDMMTYSMDISWLARLPSLKHLDMGGVNLSAAVDWVQTLNKLPNLVVLELNHCGLNDYYSRSTSLLLHNLTLLEELDLSNNHLNSPAVKNWLWGLTSLKSLIIYGAQLGGTFPLELGNLTLLQTLDLSFNDIKGMIPATLKKVCNLRYLNLQVNKIDGDISELIQRLPNCSSRNLQVQTLGETNITGTTLQSLVNLSSLNTLELSFNHLRGSVPVEIGTLTNLTNLSLKFNKLTGVISEDHFAGLTNLKEIDLSYNNGLAVIVDSDWEPPFNLQLARLASCHLGPQFPKWLRSQKGIVLLDISNAGIIDRIPYWFWTTFSDAQFLNVSFNQISGELPPNLDFMSLEILFLQSNHLTGLVPQLPRTIVFLDISRNCLSGFVPSNSQAPSLEAVVLFSNCIIGAIPRSFCQWSNLRLLDLSNNLLVGQLPDCGRKEPRRWHNTSNNTSRVRITNHFGLEVRTLLLSNNSLSGGFPSLLRRCRNLLFLDLSQNKLSGDLPAWISDRMAALIMLRLRSNNFSGHVPIEITGLLALRILDLANNTFHGDIPQSLVNFKALTAINEAVDRENNPFTEEYIGAMSYDNMGLTGDSLSVVIKGQVLAYRENSVYLMSIDLSCNSLTGQIPEDISSLVGLINLNLSSNFLSGNIPYKIGNLQALESLDLSKNQLSGEIPLGLSNLTSLSYMNLSYNGLSGRIPLGRQLDTLKTDDPASMYIGNPGLCGRPLPKQCLGDQPTQGDSVRWDTYGQSQMDILFSLIVGFVVGLWMVFCGLVFMKKWRYTYFRLLDKLSDKVYVISVVTWHKWSRNIGEN; encoded by the coding sequence ATGCTCAAGGCGAAAACATACATCGCAATGGCCACAGCAACTCCACCATCTTCCACGAGCTACCTGCTCATCATCCTAGCCCTAGCACTAGCAGCCTCTGCTGGAAGTGGAAACGGGAGCTGCATCCCGGCAGAGAGGGCGGCGCTGCTCGCCTTCAAGGCCGCCATCACAAGCGACCCGGCGAACCTCCTCGGCTCATGGCATGGCCACGACTGCTGCCAATGGGGCGGCGTGAGGTGCCACAGCCGGACAGGCCACGTCGTCAAGCTCGACCTCCACAACGAATTCGTCCAAGAAGATTACGCTTCTTTTTGGTTCCCTGGTAACCATTCGCTGCATGGCCAGATAAGTTCTTCGCTGCTCGCTCTGCCCCACCTCAAGCATCTGAACCTTAGCGGGAATATGGTTCTCGGAGAGGGAAGGCCTATACCAGAGTTCATGGGTTCCCTCCGGAGATTGACACACCTTGACCTATCTTCCTTGAATTTTAGTGGTAGAGTGCCTCCTCAGCTAGGCAACCTATCCAAACTCGTATATCTTGACATAAACTCTGATATGATGACATACTCAATGGATATTTCTTGGTTAGCCCGTCTCCCCTCACTCAAGCATCTCGACATGGGCGGTGTGAACCTTAGCGCAGCGGTAGACTGGGTTCAGACACTAAACAAGCTTCCAAACCTGGTTGTGTTGGAACTCAATCATTGTGGCCTTAATGATTATTATAGTAGGAGTACGTCTCTCCTACTCCACAACCTCACGCTTCTTGAGGAACTTGATCTCTCAAACAACCATTTAAACAGTCCAGCTGTAAAGAATTGGCTTTGGGGTTTAACAAGCCTCAAAAGCCTAATCATATACGGTGCTCAATTAGGGGGAACTTTTCCTCTCGAGTTGGGAAACTTGACCTTATTACAGACCCTTGACCTGTCATTCAACGACATCAAAGGGATGATACCGGCGACTCTGAAAAAAGTGTGTAATTTGAGATATCTAAACCTCCAAGTGAACAAGATCGATGGGGACATATCAGAACTAATTCAAAGGCTACCGAATTGTTCTTCGAGGAATCTGCAAGTCCAGACTTTGGGAGAGACCAACATCACAGGGACAACATTACAATCACTTGTAAACCTATCCAGCTTAAACACGCTTGAACTTAGTTTCAACCACTTGAGAGGTTCCGTTCCCGTGGAGATTGGGACACTTACAAATTTGACCAACTTGTCCCTTAAGTTTAACAAACTTACTGGTGTGATATCCGAGGATCATTTTGCTGGTCTGACGAATTTAAAAGAAATTGACTTGTCTTACAATAATGGTTTGGCAGTCATCGTGGATTCGGATTGGGAACCTCCCTTCAACTTGCAATTGGCAAGGCTTGCATCTTGTCATTTGGGCCCCCAGTTCCCTAAATGGCTGCGATCACAAAAGGGCATTGTACTTCTTGATATTTCAAACGCAGGTATCATAGATAGGATCCCATATTGGTTCTGGACTACCTTTTCGGATGCGCAGTTTTTAAATGTCTCATTTAACCAAATTAGTGGTGAGCTGCCTCCTAATTTGGACTTCATGTCACTGGAAATACTTTTTCTCCAGTCAAATCATCTAACTGGTTTGGTACCACAATTGCCAAGAACAATTGTATTCTTGGACATCTCCAGAAATTGTTTAAGTGGGTTTGTGCCATCAAATTCACAAGCTCCATCTTTAGAGGCTGTCGTTCTCTTTTCCAACTGTATAATTGGGGCTATTCCAAGGTCATTTTGTCAGTGGTCAAATCTGCGGCTCTTAGATCTTTCAAACAATCTGCTTGTAGGGCAGCTTCCTGACTGTGGCAGAAAAGAACCGAGACGATGGCATAACACAAGCAACAACACTTCAAGGGTCAGAATCACAAACCATTTCGGTTTGGAAGTCCGTACTCTCCTTCTAAGCAACAATAGTCTTTCAGGTGGATTCCCTTCACTCCTGCGACGGTGCCGAAATCTTCTTTTCCTCGACCTATCTCAAAATAAATTGAGTGGAGACCTACCTGCATGGATTAGTGATCGAATGGCAGCTTTGATCATGCTACGCTTAAGATCGAACAACTTCTCAGGTCACGTTCCAATTGAAATAACTGGACTTCTTGCTCTTCGCATCCTTGACCTAGCTAATAACACCTTTCATGGGGATATTCCACAAAGTTTAGTGAACTTCAAAGCTTTGACTGCCATTAATGAAGCTGTAGATCGAGAAAACAATCCTTTCACAGAAGAATATATTGGAGCGATGTCGTACGACAATATGGGGCTGACTGGTGATAGTTTATCAGTCGTCATAAAAGGCCAAGTGCTTGCCTACAGGGAGAATAGTGTATATTTGATGAGTATTGATTTATCCTGCAACAGTTTAACTGGACAAATCCCAGAAGATATTAGCTCTCTTGTTGGACTCATAAACTTGAATTTGTCATCAAACTTCTTGAGCGGAAATATCCCATACAAGATTGGAAATCTGCAAGCACTCGAGTCTCTTGATCTCTCAAAGAACCAGCTTTCTGGTGAAATTCCTTTGGGCTTATCaaatttgacatcattgagctatATGAACTTGTCATATAATGGTCTATCAGGTAGAATACCATTGGGGCGTCAACTAGATACGCTTAAAACAGATGATCCAGCTTCTATGTACATTGGCAACCCTGGTCTTTGTGGACGTCCCCTTCCAAAGCAATGTCTTGGAGATCAACCAACTCAAGGAGATTCAGTAAGATGGGATACATATGGTCAATCTCAAATGGATATTTTGTTTAGCCTGATTGTGGGGTTTGTGGTAGGCCTCTGGATGGTATTTTGTGGCCTTGTGTTCATGAAGAAATGGAGGTACACTTATTTCAGGTTACTTGATAAGTTATCTGACAAGGTCTATGTCATCTCTGTTGTTACTTGGCACAAATGGTCCAGAAACATTGGCGAAAATTAA